A single genomic interval of Vicia villosa cultivar HV-30 ecotype Madison, WI unplaced genomic scaffold, Vvil1.0 ctg.000010F_1_1, whole genome shotgun sequence harbors:
- the LOC131621727 gene encoding protein TOC75, chloroplastic has protein sequence MSSSFITSNRLTPTLTTPPPRRRNNHFTTARSSSFKCQLSSSDDNNDSFNSSVLKTLSTTVAVSSAAASAFFLTGSLHFPIPNLPGLNAAAGGGAGGGGGGFSSGGGGGGGWFNGDEGSFWSRILSPARAIADEPKSQDWDSHELPANITVLLGRLSGFKKYKISDIVFLDRNTKRKIGTEDSFLDMVSLKPGGVYTKAQLQKELESLATCGMFEKVDMEGKTKADGSLGLTISFAESMWEKADRFRCINVGLMGQSKPIEMDPDMSDKEKLEFFRRQEREYRRRIDAARPCLLPSSVHKEIRDMLGKQGRVSARLLQRIRDRVQRWYHEEGYACAQVVNFGNLNTREVVCEVVEGDITKLSVQYLDKLGNVVEGNTEGPVVQRELPKQLLPGHTFNIEAGKQALRNINSLALFSNIEVNPRPDEKNEGSIIVEIKLKELEQKSAEVSTEWSIVPGRGGRPTLASLQPGGTITFEHRNLQGLNRSLTGSVTTSNFLNPQDDLAFKMEYAHPYLDGVKNPRNRTLRVSCFNSRKLSPVFTGGPGVDEVPSIWVDRAGAKANITENFSRQSKFTYGLVMEEIITRDESNHICSNGQRVLPNGGISADGPPTTLSDTGIDRMAFLQANITRDNTRFVNGTIVGSRNMFQVDQGLGIGTNFPFFNRHQLTVTQFLQLKSVEEGAGKSPPPVLVLHGHYGGCVGDLPSYDAFTLGGPYSVRGYNMGELGAARNILELAAEVRIPIKGTHVYAFAEHGTDLGSSKDVKGNPTVVYRRMGQGSSYGAGMKLGLVRAEYAVDHNSGTGAVFFRFGERF, from the exons ATGTCTTCTTCCTTTATTACTTCAAACCGCTTAACTCCAACCCTAACAACCCCTCCCCCTCGCCGCCGTAACAACCATTTCACCACCGCTCGTTCTTCTTCCTTCAAATGTCAACTCTCTTCTTCCGATGATAACAATGATTCCTTCAATTCTTCCGTTCTCAAAACCCTATCCACCACCGTCGCTGTTTCCTCCGCCGCCGCTTCCGCTTTCTTCCTCACCGGCTCCCTCCATTTCCCCATCCCTAATTTGCCCGGGCTCAATGCCGCCGCTGGAGGCGGCGCAGGTGGAGGAGGCGGAGGATTCTCCTCCGGAGGAGGTGGTGGAGGTGGTTGGTTTAACGGTGACGAAGGATCGTTCTGGTCGAGAATTCTATCTCCTGCCAGAGCCATCGCCGACGAACCAAAATCACAAGATTGGGATTCACATGAACTACCGGCGAACATCACGGTTTTACTTGGCAGGCTGAGCGGGTTTAAGAAATACAAAATCTCAGATATCGTTTTCCTCGATCGGAACACGAAAAGGAAAATCGGAACTGAGGATTCTTTCTTAGATATGGTATCTCTTAAACCCGGAGGGGTTTACACCAAAGCTCAGCTTCAGAAGGAGCTGGAAAGCTTAGCTACTTGTGGAATGTTTGAGAAGGTTGACATGGAAGGGAAAACCAAAGCAGACGGGTCGTTAGGGTTGACGATTTCGTTTGCTGAGAGTATGTGGGAGAAAGCAGACCGGTTTAGATGCATCAATGTTGGTTTGATGGGTCAATCCAAACCGATTGAGATGGACCCTGATATGAGTGACAAGGAGAAACTTGAGTTTTTTAGGAGACAAGAGAGGGAATATAGGAGGAGAATTGATGCTGCCAGGCCTTGTCTTTTGCCTTCTTCGGTTCATAAGGAGATTAGGGATATGTTGGGTAAACAAGGGAGGGTTAGTGCTAGGTTGTTGCAGAGGATAAGGGACCGTGTTCAGAGGTGGTATCATGAGGAAGGTTATGCTTGTGCTCAGGTTGTTAATTTTGGTAACCTTAATACACGTGAGGTTGTGTGTGAGGTTGTTGAAGGGGATATTACTAAGTTGTCTGTTCAGTATTTGGATAAACTTGGTAATGTTGTTGAAGGTAACACGGAAGGTCCTGTTGTTCAACGAGAACTTCCAAAACAG CTTCTACCAGGTCATACTTTTAACATTGAAGCAGGGAAACAAGCTTTGAGGAACATAAATTCCCTTGCTTTGTTTTCCAATATTGAGGTGAATCCGCGGCCTGATGAGAAGAACGAGGGAAGCATAATAGTTGAAATTAAGCTCAAAGAGTTGGAGCAGAAATCAGCTGAAGTTAGCACCGAGTGGAGTATTGTTCCTGGGCGAGGAGGGCGTCCGACTTTG GCTTCACTGCAGCCGGGAGGGACTATTACTTTTGAACATAGGAATCTGCAAGGATTGAATAGGTCACTTACTGGTTCTGTGACAACTAGCAACTTCTTGAATCCTCAG GATGATCTTGCTTTTAAAATGGAGTATGCACATCCGTATTTGGATGGTGTAAAAAATCCACGGAACCGAACTCTCCGTGTAAGCTGCTTCAATAGCCGAAAGCTGAGTCCAGTGTTCACTGGAGGGCCAGGGGTGGATGAAGTGCCTTCAATATGGGTTGACCGTGCTGGTGCAAAAGCTAATATCACTGAG AATTTTTCTCGTCAAAGTAAATTCACTTATGGATTGGTAATGGAAGAGATAATAACACGTGATGAAAGCAATCATATCTGTTCCAATGGTCAAAGAGTATTACCTAATGGAGGAATTAGTGCAGATGGACCTCCAACCACCCTTAGCGATACTGGTATCGATAGGATGGCGTTTTTGCAGGCTAATATTACGCGGGATAATACAAGGTTTGTGAATGGAACTATAGTTGGAAGCAGGAACATGTTCCAG GTAGATCAAGGGCTTGGCATTGGCACCAATTTCCCATTCTTTAACCGTCACCAATTAACTGTGACTCAGTTTCTCCAATTGAAGTCTGTGGAGGAAGGTGCCGGTAAATCACCACCGCCAGTGCTTGTCCTCCATGGCCACTATGGAGGCTGTGTTGGTGACCTTCCAAGCTATGATGCTTTTACTCTTGGGGGTCCCTATTCTGTTAGGGGTTACAACATGGGTGAGCTTGGAGCAGCCAGAAACATCCTCGAG CTGGCAGCTGAGGTACGTATACCTATTAAAGGTACGCACGTGTATGCCTTTGCAGAACATGGCACTGACCTAGGAAGTTCAAAAGATGTCAAAGGAAATCCGACTGTAGTCTATAGGCGAATGGGTCAGGGGTCCTCTTATGGTGCTGGTATGAAGCTTGGTTTAGTAAGAGCAGAATATGCTGTTGACCATAATTCAGGAACTGGTGCAGTATTTTTCCGATTTGGAGAAAGATTTTGA
- the LOC131621729 gene encoding uncharacterized protein LOC131621729 isoform X2: protein MAQLERPQRHVESSKSPGSIQTMEQLLRGEASKPKLSPSKSSSSSACSSPSSPFFQRLRHHDSEEDHGQNQNHNHNHNQHQNQKKSVITKVKEKAKKLRHSLSKKRHEDWSATSSPSSAGHEGDGAEEDAEHHGVYESEMAHEGHKENTRQHSKLSPVTPQKHVLSNNEKLGLEQAREKTLSRSLSKKLTQPAATATTAPTLSCPSKIITKTSPEKNQSPAYAEGSETAQYITSKFHGLSVSKPAEDHNSSPAAVTANKPSSLTLRTSRTPPAKMPSQTDPGTPRTSSNPVGTSPPSPPASAPPGASNNSTPLQIWDKGVSVKEYLMNKFEPGEDEKALSKVISEAMSPRRTPGDVGVIEKVREAVTSLLRTEAPTKHADTNTSTTTRTPPQVSASTSTTNAPSKISVSVPTSPTRAPSLIPVTFNTQEGNLLLVHFVTSDFFPYNYFCL from the exons ATGGCTCAACTCGAACGCCCTCAGAGACATGTCGAATCTTCGAAAAGTCCTGGCTCCATTCAAACCATGGAACAACTCCTCCGAG GAGAAGCCTCAAAGCCAAAGCTGTCACCAAGCAAATCCTCGTCTTCTTCAGCCTGTTCTTCGCCGTCCTCCCCTTTCTTCCAAAGGTTGAGGCATCATGATTCGGAAGAAGACCATGGCCAGAATCAGAAtcacaatcacaatcacaatcagcatcagaatcagaagaaatcAGTAATCACCAAAGTAAAGGAAAAGGCTAAGAAGTTACGCCACAGCCTCAGCAAGAAAAGACACGAGGACTGGAGTGCTACTAGTTCCCCTTCGAGTGCTGGACATGAAGGTGATGGAGCAGAAGAAGATGCGGAACATCATGGAG TGTATGAATCTGAGATGGCGCATGAAGGACATAAAGAAAATACAAGGCAACATTCAAAATTGAGTCCAGTAACCCCGCAGAAGCATGTTCTGTCAAACAATGAGAAACTTGGATTAGAACAAGCTAGAGAAAAAACGCTAAGTCGTTCGCTGTCAAAGAAACTAACACAACCAGCTGCAACAGCAACTACTGCACCGACACTTTCTTGTCCAAGTAAGATAATCACCAAAACTTCACCCGAGAAGAATCAGTCACCAGCATATGCTGAAGGATCAGAAACAGCTCAATATATAACATCCAAATTTCACGGCCTCTCAGTTTCCAAGCCAGCAGaggatcacaattcatcaccagCAGCTGTAACAGCTAATAAACCGTCATCATTGACCCTTCGCACTTCACGTACTCCTCCAGCTAAGATGCCTTCTCAAACAGATCCAGGCACCCCTCGAACTTCATCAAATCCAGTGGGAACTTCACCACCTTCACCACCCGCGTCTGCTCCACCGGGTGCGAGCAATAACAGTACCCCGTTACAGATATGGGATAAGGGTGTTTCGGTGAAGGAATATTTGATGAACAAATTTGAGCCAGGAGAAGATGAGAAAGCTCTCTCGAAAGTGATATCTGAAGCAATGAGTCCTAGAAGAACTCCCGGTGATGTAGGCGTGATTGAGAAGGTTAGAGAAGCCGTAACATCTTTGCTCCGAACTGAGGCACCAACAAAACATGCAGACACAAACACAAGCACTACTACTCGTACGCCACCCCAAGTCTCAGCATCTACCAGCACCACCAATGCACCATCTAAAATCTCTGTCTCAGTACCTACTAGCCCTACCCGTGCGCCATCTCTAATCCCTGTAACTTTTAACACTCAAGAAGGTAATTTACTACTAGTTCATTTCGTAACATCTGATTTTTTTCCCTATAACTATTTTTGCCTCTAA
- the LOC131621729 gene encoding uncharacterized protein LOC131621729 isoform X3, with product MAQLERPQRHVESSKSPGSIQTMEQLLRAGEASKPKLSPSKSSSSSACSSPSSPFFQRLRHHDSEEDHGQNQNHNHNHNQHQNQKKSVITKVKEKAKKLRHSLSKKRHEDWSATSSPSSAGHEGDGAEEDAEHHGVYESEMAHEGHKENTRQHSKLSPVTPQKHVLSNNEKLGLEQAREKTLSRSLSKKLTQPAATATTAPTLSCPSKIITKTSPEKNQSPAYAEGSETAQYITSKFHGLSVSKPAEDHNSSPAAVTANKPSSLTLRTSRTPPAKMPSQTDPGTPRTSSNPVGTSPPSPPASAPPGASNNSTPLQIWDKGVSVKEYLMNKFEPGEDEKALSKVISEAMSPRRTPGDVGVIEKVREAVTSLLRTEAPTKHADTNTSTTTRTPPQVSASTSTTNAPSKISVSVPTSPTRAPSLIPVTFNTQEAVQEENHDRVLQAN from the exons ATGGCTCAACTCGAACGCCCTCAGAGACATGTCGAATCTTCGAAAAGTCCTGGCTCCATTCAAACCATGGAACAACTCCTCCGAG CAGGAGAAGCCTCAAAGCCAAAGCTGTCACCAAGCAAATCCTCGTCTTCTTCAGCCTGTTCTTCGCCGTCCTCCCCTTTCTTCCAAAGGTTGAGGCATCATGATTCGGAAGAAGACCATGGCCAGAATCAGAAtcacaatcacaatcacaatcagcatcagaatcagaagaaatcAGTAATCACCAAAGTAAAGGAAAAGGCTAAGAAGTTACGCCACAGCCTCAGCAAGAAAAGACACGAGGACTGGAGTGCTACTAGTTCCCCTTCGAGTGCTGGACATGAAGGTGATGGAGCAGAAGAAGATGCGGAACATCATGGAG TGTATGAATCTGAGATGGCGCATGAAGGACATAAAGAAAATACAAGGCAACATTCAAAATTGAGTCCAGTAACCCCGCAGAAGCATGTTCTGTCAAACAATGAGAAACTTGGATTAGAACAAGCTAGAGAAAAAACGCTAAGTCGTTCGCTGTCAAAGAAACTAACACAACCAGCTGCAACAGCAACTACTGCACCGACACTTTCTTGTCCAAGTAAGATAATCACCAAAACTTCACCCGAGAAGAATCAGTCACCAGCATATGCTGAAGGATCAGAAACAGCTCAATATATAACATCCAAATTTCACGGCCTCTCAGTTTCCAAGCCAGCAGaggatcacaattcatcaccagCAGCTGTAACAGCTAATAAACCGTCATCATTGACCCTTCGCACTTCACGTACTCCTCCAGCTAAGATGCCTTCTCAAACAGATCCAGGCACCCCTCGAACTTCATCAAATCCAGTGGGAACTTCACCACCTTCACCACCCGCGTCTGCTCCACCGGGTGCGAGCAATAACAGTACCCCGTTACAGATATGGGATAAGGGTGTTTCGGTGAAGGAATATTTGATGAACAAATTTGAGCCAGGAGAAGATGAGAAAGCTCTCTCGAAAGTGATATCTGAAGCAATGAGTCCTAGAAGAACTCCCGGTGATGTAGGCGTGATTGAGAAGGTTAGAGAAGCCGTAACATCTTTGCTCCGAACTGAGGCACCAACAAAACATGCAGACACAAACACAAGCACTACTACTCGTACGCCACCCCAAGTCTCAGCATCTACCAGCACCACCAATGCACCATCTAAAATCTCTGTCTCAGTACCTACTAGCCCTACCCGTGCGCCATCTCTAATCCCTGTAACTTTTAACACTCAAGAAG CTGTTCAGGAAGAAAACCATGACAGGGTTCTTCAGGCAAATTGA
- the LOC131621729 gene encoding uncharacterized protein LOC131621729 isoform X1 — MAQLERPQRHVESSKSPGSIQTMEQLLRAGEASKPKLSPSKSSSSSACSSPSSPFFQRLRHHDSEEDHGQNQNHNHNHNQHQNQKKSVITKVKEKAKKLRHSLSKKRHEDWSATSSPSSAGHEGDGAEEDAEHHGVYESEMAHEGHKENTRQHSKLSPVTPQKHVLSNNEKLGLEQAREKTLSRSLSKKLTQPAATATTAPTLSCPSKIITKTSPEKNQSPAYAEGSETAQYITSKFHGLSVSKPAEDHNSSPAAVTANKPSSLTLRTSRTPPAKMPSQTDPGTPRTSSNPVGTSPPSPPASAPPGASNNSTPLQIWDKGVSVKEYLMNKFEPGEDEKALSKVISEAMSPRRTPGDVGVIEKVREAVTSLLRTEAPTKHADTNTSTTTRTPPQVSASTSTTNAPSKISVSVPTSPTRAPSLIPVTFNTQEGNLLLVHFVTSDFFPYNYFCL; from the exons ATGGCTCAACTCGAACGCCCTCAGAGACATGTCGAATCTTCGAAAAGTCCTGGCTCCATTCAAACCATGGAACAACTCCTCCGAG CAGGAGAAGCCTCAAAGCCAAAGCTGTCACCAAGCAAATCCTCGTCTTCTTCAGCCTGTTCTTCGCCGTCCTCCCCTTTCTTCCAAAGGTTGAGGCATCATGATTCGGAAGAAGACCATGGCCAGAATCAGAAtcacaatcacaatcacaatcagcatcagaatcagaagaaatcAGTAATCACCAAAGTAAAGGAAAAGGCTAAGAAGTTACGCCACAGCCTCAGCAAGAAAAGACACGAGGACTGGAGTGCTACTAGTTCCCCTTCGAGTGCTGGACATGAAGGTGATGGAGCAGAAGAAGATGCGGAACATCATGGAG TGTATGAATCTGAGATGGCGCATGAAGGACATAAAGAAAATACAAGGCAACATTCAAAATTGAGTCCAGTAACCCCGCAGAAGCATGTTCTGTCAAACAATGAGAAACTTGGATTAGAACAAGCTAGAGAAAAAACGCTAAGTCGTTCGCTGTCAAAGAAACTAACACAACCAGCTGCAACAGCAACTACTGCACCGACACTTTCTTGTCCAAGTAAGATAATCACCAAAACTTCACCCGAGAAGAATCAGTCACCAGCATATGCTGAAGGATCAGAAACAGCTCAATATATAACATCCAAATTTCACGGCCTCTCAGTTTCCAAGCCAGCAGaggatcacaattcatcaccagCAGCTGTAACAGCTAATAAACCGTCATCATTGACCCTTCGCACTTCACGTACTCCTCCAGCTAAGATGCCTTCTCAAACAGATCCAGGCACCCCTCGAACTTCATCAAATCCAGTGGGAACTTCACCACCTTCACCACCCGCGTCTGCTCCACCGGGTGCGAGCAATAACAGTACCCCGTTACAGATATGGGATAAGGGTGTTTCGGTGAAGGAATATTTGATGAACAAATTTGAGCCAGGAGAAGATGAGAAAGCTCTCTCGAAAGTGATATCTGAAGCAATGAGTCCTAGAAGAACTCCCGGTGATGTAGGCGTGATTGAGAAGGTTAGAGAAGCCGTAACATCTTTGCTCCGAACTGAGGCACCAACAAAACATGCAGACACAAACACAAGCACTACTACTCGTACGCCACCCCAAGTCTCAGCATCTACCAGCACCACCAATGCACCATCTAAAATCTCTGTCTCAGTACCTACTAGCCCTACCCGTGCGCCATCTCTAATCCCTGTAACTTTTAACACTCAAGAAGGTAATTTACTACTAGTTCATTTCGTAACATCTGATTTTTTTCCCTATAACTATTTTTGCCTCTAA
- the LOC131621728 gene encoding D-xylose-proton symporter-like 3, chloroplastic: MASSTTLFNFKPLHHQRIITKSKPPFSSPRFISSSINNHFSPTHICFPLLTSHSLHNRKFHVQAQKEYSAGNNSESVASDETSQEEFSWSSVILPFVFPALGGLLFGYDIGATSGATISLQSPELSGIAWSNLSAIQLGLVVSGSLYGALLGSLLAFAIADFIGRKRQLIGAAVLYLLGSAITATAPELGVLLAGRLIYGLGIGLAMHGAPLYIAETCPSQIRGTLVSLKELFIVLGILLGYFVGSFQITTVGGWRFMYGFSAPLAVLMGLGMWTLPASPRWLLLKAVQGKGSFQDLKEKAIVSLSKLRGRPPGDKESEKQIEESLVSLKSAYEDQESEANFLEVFQGPNLKAFVIGGGLVLFQQITGQPSVLYYAGPILQSAGFSAAADAAKVSVVIGLFKLVMTSVAVLKVDDLGRRPLLIGGVSGIALSLVLLSAYYKFLGGLPIVAVAALLLYVGCYQISFGPISWLMVSEIFPLRTRGRGISMAVLTNFAANAVVTFAFSPLKEYLGADNLFLLFAAIALVSLVFIVTSVPETKGLSLEDIESKILK, translated from the exons ATGGCATCATCAACTACTCTCTTCAATTTCAAACCACTTCACCATCAAAGGATAATAACAAAGTCAAAACCTCCGTTTTCTTCTCCACGCTTCATTTCTTCTTCCATCAACAATCATTTCTCGCCAACACATATCTGTTTTCCACTTCTCACCTCTCACTCTCTTCATAACCGCAAATTCCAT GTTCAAGCGCAGAAGGAGTATTCTGCTGGGAACAATTCTGAGTCGGTTGCTTCCGATGAAACTTCCCAAGAGGAATTTTCTTGGTCTTCTGTAATTCTTCC GTTTGTGTTCCCTGCATTGGGTGGCTTGTTATTTGGTTATGATATTGGTGCCACATCCGGTGCTACAATTTCACTGCAG TCACCAGAGCTTAGCGGTATCGCTTGGTCCAATCTTTCCGCCATTCAGCTCGGTCTTGTG GTCAGTGGTTCCCTATATGGGGCTCTTCTTGGCTCACTTCTTGCATTTGCAATTGCCGATTTCATTG GGAGGAAGCGACAACTCATCGGTGCTGCCGTGTTGTATCTACTTGGCAGTGCAATCACTGCCACTGCACCAGAACTTGGTGTTCTCTTAGCAGGAAGACTTATTTATGGACTCGGTATAGGTCTG GCCATGCATGGAGCTCCTTTATACATTGCAGAAACATGTCCATCACAAATCCGTGGCACTCTAGTATCATTAAAAGAACTCTTCATTGTCTTGGGGATTCTG TTGGGTTATTTTGTGGGAAGCTTTCAGATTACTACAGTTGGTGGATGGCGATTCATGTATGGATTTAGTGCTCCGCTTGCTGTGTTAATGGGGCTCGGGATGTGGACTCTTCCAGCCTCTCCTCGGTGGTTGCTTCTGAAAGCAGTACAAGGAAAAGGTTCTTTTCAAGATTTGAAGGAGAAGGCAATTGTTTCCCTTAGCAAATTAAGGGGCCGACCACCCGGTGACAAAGAATCTGAGAAGCAGATAGAAGAGAGTCTCGTCTCATTGAAGTCAGCGTATGAAGATCAAGAATCCGAGGCGAATTTCTTAGAGGTGTTTCAGGGTCCCAATCTGAAAGCGTTCGTAATCGGTGGGGGGCTAGTACTATTTCAACAG ATAACAGGTCAACCTAGTGTTCTGTATTATGCCGGTCCTATTCTTCAG AGTGCTGGATTTTCTGCTGCAGCCGACGCGGCTAAAGTTTCAGTTGTTATTGGCTTATTCAAG TTAGTAATGACATCGGTTGCTGTTCTAAAAGTAGATGATTTGGGGAGAAGACCTCTTCTGATTGGAGGTGTCAGTGGCATT gccCTATCTTTAGTTCTCCTTTCCGCTTATTATAAATTTCTTGGAGGGTTACCAATTGTTGCTGTTGCGGCTTTACTCCTTTACGTTGGTTGCTACCAG ATATCATTTGGGCCGATAAGTTGGCTTATGGTATCAGAAATCTTCCCACTCCGTACTAGAGGACGGGGGATTAGTATGGCTGTTCTTACCAACTTTGCTGCCAATGCTGTTGTTACCTTTGCATTCTCACCACTAAAG GAGTATCTAGGAGCAGATAACCTTTTTCTCCTTTTTGCGGCCATTGCTTTAGTGTCACTTGTGTTCATTGTAACTTCTGTCCCGGAGACAAAAGGCTTGAGCTTAGAAGACATTGAATCCAAAATCTTGAAGTGA